A DNA window from Aestuariispira ectoiniformans contains the following coding sequences:
- a CDS encoding thioesterase family protein, with protein MYPLIRLAKTVIGGLLASRLEPDGISRVSFRVWPNDLDVNLHMTNGRYLTMMDLGRFDLSIRGGLAGIAIRQKWAPVLGASAVRYRRSLMPFTKYHLESRIVGWDEKWFFMEQRFVHKGDVYAIALTKGLFKRGKSTVPTREVAEVLGVEYDTLPRPAYVQHWLDMEEGMRQDLKKTTDVKQDYEQERQWAG; from the coding sequence ATGTATCCACTGATCCGACTTGCAAAGACCGTTATCGGGGGGCTTTTGGCATCGCGCCTTGAGCCGGATGGCATATCGCGTGTGTCCTTTCGGGTCTGGCCCAACGATCTGGATGTGAATCTCCATATGACCAATGGCCGATATCTGACCATGATGGATCTGGGCCGGTTCGATCTGTCGATCAGGGGTGGGCTTGCTGGCATTGCCATTCGCCAGAAATGGGCGCCGGTCCTTGGCGCATCGGCGGTGCGCTACCGCCGATCCCTGATGCCCTTTACCAAATACCATCTTGAATCGCGGATCGTCGGATGGGACGAAAAATGGTTCTTCATGGAACAGCGATTTGTCCATAAGGGGGATGTTTATGCCATTGCGCTGACCAAAGGTCTGTTCAAACGCGGCAAAAGCACTGTTCCGACGCGCGAGGTCGCGGAGGTTCTCGGGGTGGAATACGATACGCTGCCGCGCCCGGCCTATGTCCAGCACTGGCTGGATATGGAAGAGGGCATGCGGCAGGACTTGAAAAAGACAACCGATGTAAAACAAGATTATGAACAGGAGCGACAATGGGCGGGCTAA
- a CDS encoding NAD(P)-dependent oxidoreductase, with amino-acid sequence MTGGSRGIGLEIAKRAAKDGANIAIAAKTADPHPKLPGTIFTAAGELEEAGAKALPLQVDIRDENQIADAVEKTVEAFGGIDILINNASAINLTGTLETPMKRYDLMHQVNARGTFATSQACLPHLLKAENPHILTLSPPLNMQPHWFENHVAYTMAKYGMSMCVLGMAEEFRDEGVAVNALWPKTVIATAAIAMLGGAVQPEFCRTPDIVADAAYWILTQPSRNCTGNFFIDEEVLGKAGVTDLDQYAVKPGSKLLPDLFL; translated from the coding sequence GTGACCGGTGGCAGCCGCGGAATCGGGCTGGAAATTGCCAAACGGGCGGCAAAGGACGGGGCCAATATCGCCATCGCGGCGAAGACGGCGGACCCGCACCCGAAACTGCCGGGCACCATTTTTACCGCGGCCGGTGAATTGGAAGAGGCCGGGGCAAAGGCTCTGCCTCTGCAGGTCGATATTCGCGACGAGAACCAGATCGCCGATGCGGTTGAGAAGACCGTCGAGGCATTCGGCGGTATCGATATCCTGATCAACAATGCCAGCGCCATCAACCTGACCGGCACGCTGGAAACCCCGATGAAACGTTATGACCTGATGCATCAGGTCAACGCGCGCGGTACTTTTGCAACCAGTCAGGCCTGCCTGCCGCATCTGCTGAAGGCGGAAAACCCGCATATCCTGACACTGTCACCGCCGCTTAACATGCAGCCCCATTGGTTCGAGAACCACGTGGCCTATACCATGGCGAAATATGGGATGAGCATGTGCGTACTGGGCATGGCGGAAGAGTTCCGGGATGAGGGCGTAGCCGTCAATGCGCTTTGGCCAAAAACGGTTATCGCAACTGCTGCAATTGCCATGTTGGGCGGCGCTGTGCAGCCGGAATTCTGCCGGACGCCGGATATCGTGGCCGATGCGGCCTATTGGATTCTGACCCAACCCAGCCGCAATTGTACGGGTAATTTCTTCATTGATGAGGAGGTCCTGGGCAAGGCAGGCGTTACCGACCTTGATCAATACGCGGTCAAACCCGGCTCAAAGCTTTTGCCGGATTTGTTCCTCTAG
- a CDS encoding glycerophosphodiester phosphodiesterase family protein: MRLVGVVGVIACILSSISTVSLAGSGAAQIGPRPFFLVDQLEEGELKTKLQSCFAGPFKSSDFSIGHRGASLQFPEHTRESYAAAARMGAGLVECDVTFTSDRALVCRHSQCDLQRTTNILEIPALAAKCSEPFVPADRAAGRKASAKCCVSDLTLSEFRQLSGKMDAANPWAETVEEYIDSTPSWRTDLYSHPGQLMTLDENIAYLEELGVKHIPELKSPAVSMPYDGDFSMAHYAQAMIDAYKRAGVPPKDVYPQSFDLDVIRYWLQNEPDYGKQAVYLDGRAGRNGFDPNDPQTWLPSMESLYADGLRIIAPPLWVLLTVGPDGNIVPSAYARAAKSTGLDIVTWTLERSGSMSKGGGWYYQSIKDKISKDSDMLVVLDVLAKDVGVRGVFSDWPATTTFYANCAGLD; the protein is encoded by the coding sequence ATGCGTTTGGTTGGCGTCGTAGGGGTAATTGCCTGTATTCTCAGTTCCATATCCACTGTCAGCCTTGCCGGAAGCGGGGCTGCGCAAATCGGGCCGAGGCCCTTCTTCCTGGTTGATCAACTGGAAGAAGGGGAACTGAAGACGAAGTTGCAAAGCTGTTTTGCAGGGCCTTTCAAATCCAGTGACTTTTCGATCGGTCATCGCGGGGCTTCATTACAGTTTCCCGAACATACCCGTGAATCCTACGCTGCTGCGGCACGGATGGGGGCCGGGCTGGTTGAATGTGATGTAACCTTCACATCGGACCGGGCGCTGGTCTGTCGGCATTCTCAATGTGATCTTCAACGAACCACCAACATTCTGGAAATACCCGCGTTGGCTGCCAAATGCAGTGAACCGTTTGTGCCGGCGGATCGGGCCGCCGGTCGTAAGGCGTCGGCAAAATGCTGTGTGAGTGATCTCACGCTGTCGGAATTCCGTCAGTTGTCCGGCAAAATGGATGCTGCAAACCCCTGGGCGGAAACAGTGGAGGAATATATCGACAGCACGCCATCCTGGCGGACGGACCTATACAGTCATCCGGGCCAACTCATGACGCTGGATGAAAACATCGCCTATCTTGAAGAACTGGGGGTGAAACATATTCCGGAACTTAAAAGCCCTGCGGTTTCCATGCCTTATGACGGCGACTTTTCAATGGCGCATTACGCGCAGGCGATGATTGATGCCTATAAGCGCGCCGGTGTTCCGCCAAAGGATGTGTACCCGCAGTCCTTCGATCTGGATGTCATCCGTTACTGGCTTCAAAACGAGCCGGACTATGGCAAACAGGCTGTCTATCTGGATGGCCGTGCCGGTCGCAACGGCTTTGACCCCAACGATCCGCAGACGTGGTTGCCGTCAATGGAAAGTCTCTATGCGGATGGATTACGGATAATTGCGCCCCCTCTGTGGGTTCTTCTGACGGTAGGGCCTGATGGTAATATCGTGCCGTCGGCCTATGCCAGAGCGGCGAAATCGACCGGTTTGGACATTGTGACCTGGACGTTGGAACGGTCCGGTTCGATGAGCAAGGGTGGGGGATGGTATTATCAATCCATCAAGGACAAGATATCGAAAGACAGCGACATGCTTGTTGTGCTCGATGTTCTTGCGAAAGACGTTGGCGTGCGCGGGGTGTTTTCCGATTGGCCGGCGACAACCACCTTCTATGCGAATTGTGCGGGTCTCGACTAG
- a CDS encoding COG4280 domain-containing protein → MIPWSTATPAISAAFLASVVEVVEAFTIVLAVATLRGWRPAIGGTLAALAVLAAIVGLLGPVLNYVPLHSLQLVIGVLLLLFGVGWLRKAALRAGGVIPLHDEDAIFATEMSELNEEAQRRHKSLNWIAGIVAFKAVLLEGLEVVFIVIAVGAGRGLLVPASIGALAACLLVLCIGAIVHRPLSQVPENTLKFGVGVMLSAFGVFWTGEGLGIDWPGQDWALLLFAGLFLLAGLLAAALAHRSLAEAVE, encoded by the coding sequence ATGATTCCGTGGTCGACGGCGACGCCCGCCATCAGTGCTGCCTTTCTGGCCTCTGTCGTTGAGGTGGTCGAGGCCTTTACCATTGTTCTGGCCGTTGCAACCTTACGCGGATGGCGGCCTGCCATCGGCGGGACCCTGGCCGCGCTGGCGGTTCTGGCGGCAATCGTCGGCTTGTTGGGGCCCGTGCTGAATTATGTTCCTCTTCATTCTCTACAGCTTGTTATCGGGGTTTTGTTGTTACTTTTCGGTGTCGGCTGGCTACGGAAAGCCGCCTTGCGGGCGGGCGGGGTTATCCCTCTACACGACGAAGACGCCATTTTTGCCACCGAAATGTCGGAGTTAAACGAGGAAGCACAACGCCGCCATAAATCGCTGAACTGGATTGCAGGTATTGTGGCCTTCAAGGCGGTTCTTCTGGAAGGCCTGGAAGTTGTCTTCATTGTGATCGCCGTTGGCGCGGGCCGGGGGCTTCTTGTTCCCGCCAGTATCGGCGCACTGGCCGCCTGCCTCCTGGTGCTTTGCATTGGTGCAATCGTACACCGGCCCTTGTCACAGGTCCCGGAAAACACGCTTAAATTCGGTGTGGGCGTAATGCTGTCCGCCTTTGGCGTCTTCTGGACCGGTGAAGGTCTTGGCATCGACTGGCCCGGGCAGGATTGGGCCCTGCTGCTCTTCGCGGGACTGTTTCTGTTGGCAGGCCTGCTGGCTGCCGCCCTCGCCCACCGCTCTCTTGCGGAGGCAGTCGAATGA
- a CDS encoding ABC transporter substrate-binding protein codes for MRRIIAGALIGAALLAGQTQTVLADTPKNALVMAYSIDDMITLDPGEMFEFTGMEYNANTYDRLVGFDLDDVSKIKGELAESWSVSEDGKTLTFKIRDGVKFASGNPVTADDAAFSFRRVIKMDKSPAFILGQFGFRADNVDDRIRATDDHTLVMELDKPYAPTFVLYCLTAGVGAIVDKQVVMDHAENGDFGNKWLRTHYAGSGAFSLKSWKPNQSLSLVANEDYWQGAPEMKRVLIRHVKEAASQQLLLEKGDIDIARNLEADQLAAVSKNPEIKLQRAPKGAVWYLGLSQKNEYLSKPEVRQALKYLVDYKGIASTILNGRGTVHQAFLPKGFMGALEDNPFSLDVAKAKGLLAKAGLEDGFKVTMDTRNTTLTTQMAQSIQSTFAQAGIDLEIIPGDGKQTLTKYRARKHDIYIGRWGPDYQDPHTNADTFASNPDNSDDARAKPLAWRNSWDIPEMTKKTQANVLEKDAAKRAEVYREIQKEHQQVSPFVIMFQDIEVASLRKDVNNFVLGPSFDTNFYRFVTKSDAN; via the coding sequence ATGCGACGCATCATAGCCGGAGCGCTGATTGGGGCTGCTCTGCTTGCCGGCCAGACACAAACCGTGCTGGCGGATACACCGAAAAATGCCTTGGTGATGGCATATTCCATCGACGACATGATTACCCTTGATCCGGGTGAGATGTTTGAATTTACCGGGATGGAGTATAACGCCAATACCTATGACCGTCTGGTTGGTTTCGACCTGGACGATGTCTCGAAAATCAAAGGTGAACTGGCCGAAAGCTGGAGCGTATCGGAAGACGGTAAAACACTGACTTTCAAAATCCGCGACGGGGTCAAATTTGCTTCCGGTAATCCGGTAACCGCGGATGATGCGGCATTCTCCTTCCGCCGTGTTATCAAGATGGACAAGTCCCCGGCCTTTATTCTGGGGCAGTTCGGCTTCCGCGCGGATAACGTTGATGATCGCATTCGCGCCACGGACGATCACACGCTGGTAATGGAACTGGACAAACCTTATGCACCGACTTTCGTGCTGTACTGCCTGACGGCGGGTGTTGGCGCCATCGTCGACAAGCAGGTTGTCATGGATCACGCCGAGAACGGTGACTTCGGCAACAAATGGTTGCGGACCCATTATGCTGGTTCCGGCGCTTTCTCTCTGAAATCCTGGAAACCGAACCAGAGCCTGTCGCTGGTTGCCAATGAAGACTATTGGCAGGGCGCACCGGAGATGAAACGTGTCCTGATCCGGCACGTCAAGGAAGCCGCGTCCCAGCAATTGCTGCTGGAAAAAGGTGATATCGATATCGCCCGTAACCTTGAGGCGGACCAGTTGGCCGCCGTTTCCAAAAATCCGGAGATCAAGTTGCAGCGCGCGCCGAAAGGGGCGGTGTGGTATCTGGGCCTTTCCCAGAAAAACGAATACCTGAGCAAGCCGGAAGTGCGTCAGGCACTGAAATATCTGGTGGATTACAAGGGCATTGCCAGCACGATTTTGAATGGTCGTGGTACCGTCCATCAGGCATTCCTGCCGAAAGGTTTCATGGGTGCCCTGGAAGACAATCCGTTCTCCTTGGATGTTGCCAAAGCCAAGGGCTTGCTGGCGAAGGCCGGTCTTGAAGATGGTTTCAAGGTGACCATGGATACGCGCAACACCACGTTGACGACCCAGATGGCGCAGTCCATCCAGTCAACTTTTGCGCAGGCAGGGATCGATCTGGAAATCATTCCGGGCGATGGTAAGCAGACGCTGACCAAATATCGTGCCCGCAAGCATGATATCTACATCGGTCGCTGGGGCCCGGACTATCAGGATCCGCACACCAATGCCGACACCTTTGCCAGCAACCCGGATAACTCCGACGACGCACGTGCGAAGCCGCTGGCATGGCGGAACTCCTGGGATATCCCGGAAATGACCAAGAAAACCCAGGCCAATGTCCTGGAGAAGGACGCCGCGAAACGGGCCGAGGTCTATCGGGAAATTCAAAAGGAACATCAGCAGGTGTCGCCTTTTGTCATCATGTTCCAGGACATCGAGGTCGCTTCCCTGCGCAAGGACGTGAACAACTTTGTTCTCGGCCCTTCCTTTGACACCAACTTCTATCGTTTTGTGACCAAATCCGACGCAAACTGA
- a CDS encoding ABC transporter permease, producing the protein MSDVSIRKGGRTRGRLLSRRLGKLARFLVSIAVTFFGLLFVTFMIGRILPIDPVLAVVGDRAPAEVYEKARIAMGLDLPLYEQFFIYVGNVLQGNFGESVLTARPVLEDIKRVFPATIELATVATIIGVLLGVPAGVAAAVYKGRWPDHLVRIVGLVGYSIPVFWLGLMGLLLFYMKLEWVGGPGRLDLLYEDFFEPTTNMILIDSWIEGDMDLFLNALHHIILPASILAYYSLAYISRMTRSFMLEQLSQEYVLTARVKGVPEYRVIWRHALGNVMVPLVTVIALSYASLLEGSVLTEIVFAWPGLGLYITNSLLNADMNAVLGGTIVVGAVFIGVNLISDLLYRLLDPRAR; encoded by the coding sequence ATGAGCGATGTATCCATACGGAAAGGCGGCCGCACACGCGGCCGCCTTCTGTCGAGGCGTTTGGGGAAACTGGCACGATTTCTGGTTTCCATCGCCGTTACTTTTTTTGGCCTGCTGTTCGTGACTTTCATGATCGGTCGAATTCTGCCGATTGATCCTGTGTTGGCTGTGGTCGGCGACCGCGCCCCCGCAGAGGTATACGAAAAAGCACGTATCGCGATGGGGCTGGACCTGCCGCTCTATGAGCAGTTCTTCATCTATGTGGGGAATGTCCTGCAGGGGAATTTTGGTGAATCCGTCCTGACGGCAAGGCCTGTACTGGAAGATATCAAACGTGTCTTCCCTGCGACCATCGAACTTGCGACAGTGGCAACTATTATCGGGGTTCTGCTGGGTGTTCCGGCTGGCGTTGCGGCGGCGGTGTATAAAGGCCGCTGGCCCGATCACCTTGTACGGATTGTTGGTCTGGTCGGTTATTCCATTCCGGTCTTCTGGCTGGGGCTGATGGGCCTTCTGTTGTTTTATATGAAGCTGGAATGGGTGGGCGGTCCCGGTCGGCTTGACCTGTTATATGAAGACTTCTTTGAGCCGACGACGAATATGATCCTGATCGATTCATGGATCGAAGGTGATATGGACCTGTTCCTGAACGCACTGCATCACATTATCCTGCCTGCGTCGATTTTAGCTTATTATTCATTGGCTTATATTTCCAGGATGACCCGTTCCTTCATGTTGGAACAGCTCAGCCAGGAATATGTTTTGACCGCCCGGGTCAAGGGCGTGCCGGAATATAGGGTGATCTGGCGTCATGCCTTGGGCAACGTCATGGTGCCTCTGGTGACGGTTATTGCATTAAGCTACGCCTCGCTGCTGGAAGGCTCGGTGTTAACGGAGATTGTCTTCGCCTGGCCGGGGCTCGGCCTCTATATCACCAATTCCCTTCTCAACGCGGATATGAACGCGGTCTTGGGTGGGACAATTGTTGTCGGTGCCGTTTTCATCGGCGTGAACCTGATCTCCGATCTCTTGTACCGCCTGTTGGATCCACGGGCGCGCTAA
- the nikC gene encoding nickel transporter permease: protein MTDLAEKNDGSTGLRGWLTTNIPQSRFQARMGRLYLGWLTFRHNKLAMIGLIIVLALCILAALAPLLAPHNPVAADLTRRLTAPGEISILGTDQLGRDILSRLIYGARYTLMVVGLVAITAAPVGLFVGAIAGFFGGWVDAVLMRVTDIFLAFPKLILALAFVSALGPGIENAVLAIALTAWPPYARIARAETITVRNADYIAAARLQGVSSLRLITGHVMPMCISSVVVRVTLDMAGIILTAAGLGFLGLGAQPPAPEWGAMISDGRQFLLDQWWVAAMPGMAIFIVSLGFNLLGDGLRDVLDPRGAD, encoded by the coding sequence ATGACGGATCTGGCAGAAAAGAACGATGGCTCAACCGGTCTTCGCGGCTGGCTGACCACGAATATTCCACAATCCCGCTTCCAGGCCCGGATGGGTCGGCTTTACCTTGGCTGGCTGACTTTCCGGCACAATAAGCTGGCGATGATCGGGCTGATAATCGTACTCGCCCTTTGCATTCTGGCTGCGCTGGCGCCACTGCTGGCACCTCATAATCCGGTTGCTGCCGACCTGACCAGACGATTGACCGCGCCCGGGGAGATTTCCATCCTTGGAACGGACCAGCTTGGGCGGGATATCCTTTCACGCCTCATCTACGGGGCTCGCTATACCTTGATGGTGGTCGGACTGGTTGCGATCACCGCCGCGCCTGTCGGTCTTTTCGTCGGGGCCATCGCCGGGTTTTTCGGCGGCTGGGTCGATGCCGTTTTGATGCGCGTGACCGATATTTTCCTCGCTTTTCCAAAACTCATCCTGGCCCTGGCTTTTGTATCGGCCCTGGGGCCTGGCATTGAAAATGCGGTGCTGGCAATTGCGCTGACGGCATGGCCGCCTTATGCGCGGATTGCGAGGGCGGAGACGATCACCGTCCGAAATGCCGATTATATCGCGGCGGCCCGTTTGCAGGGGGTTTCAAGTCTGCGTCTGATCACAGGGCATGTCATGCCCATGTGCATCAGTTCCGTTGTTGTGCGCGTCACACTCGACATGGCGGGCATTATCCTGACAGCGGCCGGTCTTGGGTTCCTGGGGCTGGGGGCGCAGCCGCCGGCACCGGAATGGGGCGCGATGATTTCGGATGGCCGCCAGTTTCTTCTGGATCAATGGTGGGTTGCCGCGATGCCGGGCATGGCGATTTTTATTGTCAGTCTTGGGTTCAATCTTTTGGGCGACGGCTTGCGTGATGTGCTTGACCCGCGGGGAGCAGACTAG
- a CDS encoding ABC transporter ATP-binding protein encodes MTTDSFLDVENLRVRFQTAKGPVEAVRGVSFSLGRERLGIVGESGSGKSQTGRAILGLTAANGSIEADRLSFHDLDLRNLSAREWRKIRGARISMIMQDPKYSLNPVMSVGKQIVEAYREHHRVGTREAKSCALKMLEQVKIRNPEQVFNKYPHEVSGGMGQRIMIAMMLIPEPEIIIADEPTSALDVTVQLQVLAILDDLVRDRGMALVFISHDLTLVSSFCDRVLVMYQGRVVEELAAADLENARHPYTQGLLDCLPRIDRMHTDLPVLNRDPAWIEV; translated from the coding sequence ATGACCACCGACAGTTTTTTGGACGTTGAAAATCTCCGCGTTCGTTTTCAGACCGCGAAAGGACCGGTTGAGGCCGTGCGTGGCGTGTCCTTCTCCCTTGGCCGGGAGCGGCTGGGTATCGTGGGCGAGTCAGGCTCTGGCAAGTCCCAGACGGGCCGCGCAATCCTGGGGCTGACTGCGGCCAACGGATCGATCGAGGCAGATCGCCTGAGCTTTCATGATCTGGACCTGCGCAATCTTTCCGCGCGTGAGTGGCGAAAAATTCGCGGGGCGCGAATTTCCATGATCATGCAGGACCCGAAATATTCCCTGAACCCGGTGATGAGCGTCGGCAAGCAGATTGTGGAGGCCTATCGGGAGCACCATCGCGTGGGGACGCGTGAGGCGAAAAGCTGTGCGTTGAAAATGCTGGAACAGGTTAAAATCCGTAACCCGGAACAGGTTTTCAACAAATACCCGCATGAAGTATCCGGTGGCATGGGGCAACGCATCATGATTGCAATGATGCTGATCCCGGAGCCGGAAATTATCATTGCAGACGAACCGACTTCGGCGCTGGATGTCACCGTACAGCTACAGGTTCTGGCAATTCTGGACGACCTTGTGCGGGACCGGGGAATGGCGCTGGTGTTCATCAGTCATGACCTGACGCTGGTATCGTCATTCTGTGACCGCGTTCTGGTGATGTATCAGGGACGGGTTGTGGAAGAACTGGCCGCCGCGGACCTTGAGAATGCACGCCATCCTTATACGCAGGGCCTGTTGGATTGTTTGCCGCGCATTGATCGCATGCATACAGACCTGCCGGTCCTCAACCGCGACCCAGCCTGGATAGAGGTGTAA
- a CDS encoding ABC transporter ATP-binding protein — MIEISDLNVYFQDLHVLKDVSLSVETEGAFGLVGESGSGKSTVLRTLTGLTDDWHGQMSVNGQTLGRKRDKAFYSLVQMVFQDPFGSLHPRHTIDRILTEPVDVHGLGNSEMRVKQALEQVGLDASFRFRYPHQLSGGQRQRVAIARALILEPKVLLLDEPTSALDVSIQAEVLNLLSGLRRELGLTYIMVSHDLAVVAHMCDDVAIMNHGRIVERTTAEQLSRGALEESYSQQLFKASSGYDREVVAGFSDWE; from the coding sequence ATGATTGAGATATCGGACCTGAATGTCTATTTCCAGGATCTTCATGTCCTGAAGGACGTCTCGCTCAGTGTGGAAACGGAAGGGGCCTTCGGGTTGGTCGGGGAGTCCGGTTCCGGGAAGTCGACGGTGTTGCGCACCCTGACCGGATTGACCGATGACTGGCATGGCCAGATGTCGGTGAACGGGCAAACCCTCGGGCGTAAGCGTGACAAGGCATTCTACAGTTTGGTTCAGATGGTTTTCCAGGACCCCTTCGGCTCGTTGCACCCCAGACATACCATTGACCGAATTCTCACCGAACCGGTGGATGTACACGGTCTGGGTAATTCGGAAATGCGCGTGAAACAGGCGTTGGAACAGGTGGGGCTGGATGCGTCATTCCGTTTCCGCTATCCCCATCAACTGTCGGGCGGGCAACGACAAAGGGTTGCTATTGCGCGGGCCCTGATCCTGGAACCGAAAGTGCTTCTGCTGGACGAGCCGACATCCGCGCTTGATGTGTCCATTCAGGCGGAGGTTCTGAACCTTCTGTCGGGACTGCGGCGTGAGTTGGGGCTTACCTACATCATGGTCAGTCATGACCTCGCCGTTGTGGCGCATATGTGCGATGACGTGGCCATTATGAACCATGGTCGCATCGTGGAACGCACAACGGCGGAGCAGCTATCTCGTGGTGCTTTGGAGGAATCCTATTCTCAACAACTTTTCAAGGCGTCAAGCGGCTATGACCGGGAGGTTGTCGCCGGTTTCTCCGACTGGGAATAG
- a CDS encoding PAS domain-containing protein, whose protein sequence is MTVLRNLEDRSYVLKDALSHKYLRPVLQHWLSLFSSGHLPARQDMDPAQFAVSMPHISLFDWDESKGDFYCRLAGEDVSNSFIKRLKTHTLAELYDEQRASSIRRLWLHAVREKSILFVLSSFENSDSRLNGRRIILPLQDHKTGAVTIMSVSYYDYDAGYHYDKHLNATPDDYKYVFLNFDELTAQAAFD, encoded by the coding sequence ATGACAGTGTTACGTAACCTCGAAGATAGGTCCTATGTTTTAAAGGACGCGCTGTCGCATAAATATCTCAGGCCGGTTTTGCAACATTGGCTGTCTCTTTTCTCATCGGGTCATCTGCCCGCCCGACAGGATATGGACCCGGCACAGTTCGCAGTTTCCATGCCTCATATTTCCCTGTTTGACTGGGATGAATCCAAAGGTGACTTTTATTGCCGCCTGGCGGGAGAAGATGTTTCGAATTCATTTATCAAGCGCCTGAAAACACATACGCTCGCCGAGCTTTATGACGAGCAGCGCGCTTCATCCATCCGCCGTCTATGGCTGCATGCGGTAAGGGAAAAAAGCATACTCTTTGTCCTGTCCAGTTTTGAAAACAGCGACAGCAGGCTCAACGGCAGGCGCATCATACTGCCGCTTCAGGATCACAAAACCGGCGCGGTAACAATCATGAGTGTCTCCTACTACGACTACGACGCAGGATATCACTACGACAAACATCTGAATGCCACGCCTGACGACTACAAATACGTCTTCCTGAATTTCGACGAACTCACCGCCCAGGCCGCCTTTGACTAG
- a CDS encoding aminoglycoside phosphotransferase family protein yields the protein MDRKKNREIYVQAIGWGDAEVEALPVDASFRRYFRLRRGESTAILMDAPPEHENVPLFVTLAEHLRFLGLSTPEVLAQDDGNGFLLLEDFGHQTFTHLLAEGHDEKPLYEMAVDVLAHLQQAPNVTAVTVDPYDEEMLLREVAYVPDWLWPALRDTDCPGDVSTSFEMAWREVFASVSPLPDTLVIRDFHVDNLMLLPDRQGVKGCGLLDFQGAVIGNPAYDLVSLLEDARRDIGESLQMAMKDRFYERMGLTHIVDFDAWYGIMGAQRHTKILGLFVRLWRRDGKNGYLKHLPRVAKLLASRLDKDELKPVRDWFETYLPDYSSTLPVG from the coding sequence ATGGACCGTAAGAAAAATCGTGAAATCTATGTTCAGGCGATCGGCTGGGGTGACGCTGAGGTGGAGGCTTTGCCTGTGGACGCTTCTTTTCGGCGCTATTTTCGTCTGCGGCGTGGTGAATCCACGGCAATTCTTATGGATGCACCGCCGGAGCATGAGAATGTTCCGCTGTTTGTAACCCTGGCGGAGCATTTGCGGTTTCTCGGACTTTCAACGCCGGAAGTCCTGGCGCAGGACGATGGGAACGGATTTTTACTGCTGGAGGATTTCGGGCATCAGACCTTCACGCATCTGCTTGCAGAAGGACATGACGAAAAGCCACTCTATGAGATGGCGGTGGATGTGCTCGCCCATCTGCAGCAAGCACCAAATGTGACTGCGGTGACTGTCGATCCCTATGATGAGGAGATGTTGCTGCGTGAGGTGGCCTATGTGCCGGATTGGCTGTGGCCAGCCCTTCGGGACACAGACTGTCCGGGGGATGTCTCTACGTCGTTTGAAATGGCATGGCGTGAGGTTTTTGCTTCTGTCTCCCCTTTGCCGGACACGCTTGTGATCCGCGATTTCCATGTCGACAATTTGATGCTTTTGCCAGACCGACAGGGCGTGAAGGGGTGTGGGTTGCTTGATTTTCAGGGGGCTGTGATCGGCAATCCTGCATATGACCTGGTTTCCCTGCTGGAAGATGCGCGTCGCGACATTGGCGAATCCCTGCAGATGGCAATGAAAGATCGTTTCTATGAACGAATGGGGCTGACACATATCGTGGATTTTGATGCCTGGTACGGTATTATGGGGGCTCAGCGGCATACGAAAATATTGGGGCTTTTTGTCAGGTTGTGGCGTCGTGATGGAAAAAACGGCTATCTGAAACATCTTCCGCGTGTCGCGAAACTTCTGGCGAGCCGCTTAGATAAGGACGAACTTAAGCCCGTGCGGGACTGGTTTGAAACCTATTTGCCTGACTATTCCTCGACATTGCCGGTAGGGTAG